A region of the Haematobia irritans isolate KBUSLIRL chromosome 5, ASM5000362v1, whole genome shotgun sequence genome:
CGTATTTATAAAGACGTCAATTCAATATGAGAGTCATCATATCCGATTGAAGAGTGGGACCGACGTAGAGAAcgtaatttaaagaatttccaGATCCAGATTTTTTTGACGCATTAAAAACTATGCGAACTTTCAGGTCTGATTACCGCGTGGTGGGGTAAGTAAAAAGACATATATTTACCCCGTGAATATATTTCACGAGAATCTGTGGGTTTCATATGGCCTAGTGAGAGATATTCCGACAAAACATTCTGATATGTCTCTTCCATGGCAGGTTTGGATCGGAGAGATTGTTCCATTCTAATATATTGCACGAACGCCTGCGATCTAGAAGAGCCGAGCGAAAGTTCATGTGGAAACTCAGGCTTGAACGGTAATTTAATCACATATCGCCCATCTAAATCGCGGGTTGTTGTCCTTTCGTATAATGATTCGCAATATTCGTCTTCTTTAGTTATAGAAGGACGAGATGGGACCTCTTCTAGCTCCCAAAAAAGTCTTAATTGGGTTGATATGGGGTCTTCTGTCGTTTCAGAAGCCTGTAATGAAAACGAGGATACTGTTTGTGTTTTAACGGGGCCACTTATTATCCACCCAAATATTGTTGCTTGAGCTATGAGTGAATTGCAAACTGTTTTCACTCCACACAACATAATTTTCGGTATTGCGTTGCTTCCAATCAAAAGATCGACTTGGCCTGGTTTATAGAATAATGGATCTGCCAAGTCTATATCTTTAATGCCGTCAAACGAAAATTGTGACGAAGGAAACGAGAAATTGGGTAAAAGCCGTGTGATTTTGGGAACAACAATAGCATTTAATTCTATTGTTCGattgtgggtttcggagtacaaTTTCATCGTACAGACAGAATTCGAGTTACCAATTATACTTCCTCCCATTCCacgaatttggaagttcttggaCTCAGTGGGTAACCGAAGCTTCTGTTGTAGCCTTCGGGACACAAAAGTTTTTTCCGATCCCTGATCAATAAAAGCACGGGCTGAAAATGTTTCCCCCAAAtgggaaattttcacaatagcTGTTGGGAGCAATGTGTTTTCGGAAGAAGCTGATGGGTCTGCAATGAAGTGGGATGCAATTTGAGTTTGTGTGACACATGCGGGAATTTCTTCTGGTTGTGGAGGAGCAATAGTGGTATTGCTGACAGTTGTGGGATTGGCAACTGTATAATGCAAAAGTGTATGATGATCCTTCTTACACTGAGCGCAAACGAATTTGCTTTTACACTCTTTTCGGAGATGAGTGTATGAGAGGCAGtttaagcaaattttgtttgaaaatgcAAATTCATTTCGAACTCTAGGCTCAAGGGCTTTAAATTGAGGGCAATGTTTTAAAGCATGattcattttacaaaatttgcaggGAAATTGTTGGTTTCCCTCTGTAGTAAAAGTGTGAGTTTCCAAATTCTTTCTTTTGGCGTTAGGTTTACCACCTTGAATGCAATTCAATCGTTCCACAACCTCATATCGATTGGTGAGAAATGTGTCCATTTCGGACCATTTTGGTAACTCTCTATGAGACTTTAGGGATTGTTCCCATAGAGCTAGTGTGTCATGAGGTAGTTTTGTTGAGCAAACATAAACTAAGATTGGATCCCAATCGTTAGTCGGAATACCTTGAGCCTTGAGAGCGGCTAGGCAGTCATTAATGGTAATTTGTATCTCTTGGATTGATTCGCTGCTTTCCGTGAGAACAGGCTCGAGATTGAGGAGTATTTTTAACTGATCGTCAACCAGTATGCGTTTATTTTCATACCGGGATTTGAGAGCCTCCCAggctaatgaaaaattttccccaCATAGTTTGTATTTCTTTACTATGGTGGCGGCCTGACCTTTAACTTTAAGGCGAAGGTGGTACAATTTTTGAACCGCGGACAACTTGGGATGTTCACCATACACGGCGGTGAACATGTCCCTGAATGCGGGCCACTCCTCATAGCCTCCGTAAAATATCTCCGTATCGCACGGGGGAACTTTGATACAAGAGAATGATTTATCTTGTGCGTGGGATTCTTCGAAATTGTGATTCGAACTGAAATTTGTGGGTGCTATTAAAGCTTTCTGAGCGTCAAGTATCTCAGATTTGCACTTATGAAACTGCTTTGTACAATTTGCATATTTTTCCCTCGCAGACTCTAACAACCGTCTTTTCTCGGTGTCCTCATTCTTGAGGTTTGCGAGATCGGTTGTACACAATCTCCGGTATGATTTTTGTAGTGTGCTCCAACGATCGTGAAGATCCTGAAGAGTGACTTCCAAGAGGGTGTCCGTCAGAACACCACTCTTTTCAAAATCAGCACAAAACGTGACAAGGTCATCCGAATCAAAAATGAAATCTTCCATGGCAAAATGAATATACTATTAGTAAAG
Encoded here:
- the LOC142239970 gene encoding uncharacterized protein LOC142239970 produces the protein MEDFIFDSDDLVTFCADFEKSGVLTDTLLEVTLQDLHDRWSTLQKSYRRLCTTDLANLKNEDTEKRRLLESAREKYANCTKQFHKCKSEILDAQKALIAPTNFSSNHNFEESHAQDKSFSCIKVPPCDTEIFYGGYEEWPAFRDMFTAVYGEHPKLSAVQKLYHLRLKVKGQAATIVKKYKLCGENFSLAWEALKSRYENKRILVDDQLKILLNLEPVLTESSESIQEIQITINDCLAALKAQGIPTNDWDPILVYVCSTKLPHDTLALWEQSLKSHRELPKWSEMDTFLTNRYEVVERLNCIQGGKPNAKRKNLETHTFTTEGNQQFPCKFCKMNHALKHCPQFKALEPRVRNEFAFSNKICLNCLSYTHLRKECKSKFVCAQCKKDHHTLLHYTVANPTTVSNTTIAPPQPEEIPACVTQTQIASHFIADPSASSENTLLPTAIVKISHLGETFSARAFIDQGSEKTFVSRRLQQKLRLPTESKNFQIRGMGGSIIGNSNSVCTMKLYSETHNRTIELNAIVVPKITRLLPNFSFPSSQFSFDGIKDIDLADPLFYKPGQVDLLIGSNAIPKIMLCGVKTVCNSLIAQATIFGWIISGPVKTQTVSSFSLQASETTEDPISTQLRLFWELEEVPSRPSITKEDEYCESLYERTTTRDLDGRYVIKLPFKPEFPHELSLGSSRSQAFVQYIRMEQSLRSKPAMEETYQNVLSEYLSLGHMKPTDSREIYSRGKYMSFYLPHHAVIRPESSHSF